From Trueperaceae bacterium, a single genomic window includes:
- the ugpC gene encoding sn-glycerol-3-phosphate ABC transporter ATP-binding protein UgpC, protein MAEVVLDHVYKRFGSVTAVQDFNLTIKDEEFMVFVGPSGCGKTTTLRMIAGLEEITEGTLKIGDRVVNDVPPKDRDIAMVFQNYALYPHMNVHQNMSFGLRLRKTPKAEIERRVQEAAGILQIEHLLDRRPRELSGGQRQRVALGRAIVREPEVFLMDEPLSNLDAKLRVEMRASISKLHRRLGVTTVYVTHDQVEAMTMGTRIVVMKDGLIQQVDSPINLYDKPVNRFVAGFIGSPAMNFMVGTVQDGKIKSAQFDVRPDAELAQKLQAYNGKKVYLGVRPENLGLKGYTTIPEADNAIEAVIEVVEPLGAETHIIASVGGDQNIVARVDAHANVRTGDKVTLLAKPDGLHAFDLETEENIRYI, encoded by the coding sequence GTGGCTGAGGTTGTGCTAGATCACGTCTACAAGCGGTTCGGATCCGTCACCGCGGTGCAGGATTTCAACCTGACGATCAAGGACGAGGAGTTCATGGTCTTCGTCGGGCCCTCAGGTTGCGGCAAGACCACGACCCTGCGGATGATCGCCGGTCTCGAGGAGATCACCGAGGGAACCCTGAAGATCGGCGACCGGGTCGTCAACGACGTTCCGCCCAAGGACCGCGACATCGCCATGGTCTTCCAGAACTACGCCCTCTATCCGCACATGAATGTGCACCAGAACATGTCGTTCGGACTACGCCTGCGCAAGACTCCGAAGGCCGAGATCGAACGCCGGGTCCAGGAGGCAGCCGGCATCCTGCAGATCGAGCACCTGCTCGACCGCCGGCCCCGCGAGCTCTCGGGCGGTCAGCGACAGCGCGTCGCGCTCGGCCGCGCCATCGTCCGTGAGCCCGAGGTCTTCCTGATGGACGAGCCGCTCTCGAACCTCGACGCCAAACTGCGTGTCGAGATGCGCGCCTCCATCTCCAAGCTCCACCGCCGCCTGGGCGTCACCACCGTCTACGTGACCCACGACCAGGTCGAGGCGATGACGATGGGTACCCGCATCGTGGTCATGAAGGACGGCCTCATCCAGCAGGTCGACAGCCCCATCAACCTCTACGACAAGCCGGTCAACCGGTTCGTCGCCGGCTTCATCGGCTCCCCCGCCATGAACTTCATGGTCGGCACCGTCCAGGACGGCAAGATCAAGTCGGCTCAGTTCGACGTGCGGCCCGACGCCGAACTCGCCCAGAAGCTCCAGGCGTACAACGGCAAGAAGGTCTACCTGGGCGTCCGGCCGGAGAACCTCGGCCTCAAGGGTTACACCACGATTCCCGAGGCCGACAACGCCATCGAGGCGGTCATAGAAGTGGTCGAGCCGCTGGGTGCCGAGACGCACATCATCGCCAGCGTCGGCGGCGATCAGAACATCGTGGCCCGGGTGGACGCCCACGCCAACGTGCGTACCGGCGACAAGGTTACGCTGCTGGCCAAGCCCGATGGACTCCACGCCTTCGATCTCGAGACCGAGGAGAACATCCGCTACATCTGA
- a CDS encoding type II toxin-antitoxin system Phd/YefM family antitoxin translates to MKLSGRIQPISYLKAHAAEILRELAQTGEPLIITQNGEARAVLQDIASFEQTQETLALLKILALGNRQIAEEKLQDAGDALESLRESA, encoded by the coding sequence GTGAAGTTATCCGGTCGGATCCAACCGATCAGCTACCTCAAAGCGCATGCGGCCGAGATATTGCGCGAACTGGCGCAGACCGGTGAGCCGCTGATAATCACCCAGAACGGTGAGGCGCGCGCCGTCCTCCAGGACATCGCCAGCTTCGAGCAGACGCAGGAGACGCTGGCCCTCCTCAAGATATTGGCGCTGGGCAACCGGCAGATCGCGGAGGAGAAGCTTCAGGACGCCGGAGACGCGTTGGAGAGCCTGCGGGAGTCGGCGTGA
- a CDS encoding type II toxin-antitoxin system RelE/ParE family toxin yields MMELPVLLTDDAARDLDEIYARVKLQRSWQGAEEALDELSAAFAEAAAGPLERHPPELLALGIRDYLEAGSGEFRVIYRAEARAVYVLLIVDGRRDLRSLLERRLLEA; encoded by the coding sequence ATGATGGAACTCCCCGTGCTGCTTACCGACGACGCCGCCCGCGACCTCGACGAGATCTACGCCCGCGTGAAGCTGCAACGCTCCTGGCAGGGGGCCGAGGAGGCGCTGGACGAGCTGTCCGCCGCATTCGCCGAAGCCGCTGCCGGACCGCTCGAACGTCACCCACCGGAACTGTTGGCGCTCGGGATCCGCGACTACCTGGAGGCGGGCAGCGGCGAGTTCCGCGTCATCTACCGCGCCGAAGCGCGCGCTGTCTACGTGCTGCTGATTGTCGACGGGCGCCGCGACCTGAGGTCGCTGTTGGAGCGAAGGCTGTTGGAGGCGTAG
- a CDS encoding type II toxin-antitoxin system VapC family toxin, whose translation MEGLNVLHGRRVGIDTAIFIYALESHPKFGRVAIDLFARVERSLVTAVASDLVLGELIVRPLKLGRDDVVSRYLEEIPRFPNLLLRSVSREMITEAARLRSRSSLSLVDALHLECAKHAGADFFITNDRRVSQPNLGIDVIQIEEIATE comes from the coding sequence GTGGAGGGACTAAACGTGCTCCATGGTCGTCGAGTCGGAATCGACACGGCGATCTTTATTTACGCGCTTGAGAGTCATCCGAAATTCGGTCGCGTAGCTATTGACCTTTTCGCTCGCGTAGAACGGTCGCTCGTAACTGCTGTAGCGTCCGATCTGGTACTTGGCGAGTTGATCGTGAGACCATTGAAGCTAGGTCGCGATGACGTCGTAAGCCGCTACCTCGAAGAGATCCCTCGATTTCCGAACCTGCTACTCAGGAGCGTGTCACGTGAGATGATCACTGAGGCAGCACGCCTTCGTTCGAGAAGCTCACTCTCCCTCGTCGACGCGTTGCACCTCGAGTGCGCCAAGCATGCCGGTGCAGATTTCTTCATAACCAATGACCGGCGAGTATCCCAGCCGAACCTGGGCATCGACGTAATACAGATCGAGGAGATCGCCACCGAGTGA
- a CDS encoding AbrB/MazE/SpoVT family DNA-binding domain-containing protein — MTSVKLGERYQVVVPKDARRALRLSPGDRLEVTVVGDTVVMRRQESATSRLFGQDEDVWQEVDVLDYVRGERTTWRD; from the coding sequence ATGACAAGCGTAAAGCTGGGTGAGCGCTATCAGGTTGTGGTGCCGAAGGATGCCCGTAGGGCCTTACGGCTTTCTCCAGGTGACCGCCTCGAGGTAACGGTTGTTGGCGACACGGTCGTAATGCGGCGACAGGAGTCGGCGACCAGTCGCCTTTTTGGTCAGGACGAAGACGTGTGGCAGGAGGTCGACGTGCTCGACTACGTTCGCGGTGAGCGAACGACGTGGAGGGACTAA
- a CDS encoding ABC transporter ATP-binding protein produces the protein MSSAVRMSDIVKRFPLVLANDHVDFEVEWGEVHALIGENGAGKSTLMKILYGLQPADEGEIYIDGERVHFHSARDAIAKGIGMVHQHFMLVERLSVTENLVLGAEPRSGVALDYRRASAKARELIDRFGFGIDPNSVISDLPVGRQQQVEILKTLYRDAKILIMDEPTAVLTPQETRRLFEFLREFASAGNAVIFISHKLDEVMEICDRMSVMRDGRMIGTVKRAETDQRRLANMMVGREVILHVDKGPAHPNEVRLAVNGLQVRGDTSEKPVVDGVSMEVRGGEILGVAGIEGNGQSELVEAIAGLREAIAGTIVMDGRDVTGIDARGRRQLGLSHVPEDRNERGLVATYTSAMNTVLGDVHRPPYSGPFGLLDNERIERHAEELVEQYDVRPRSTSVLAAAYSGGNAQKLIVARELERDPRILVLAQPTRGVDIGAIEFIHGQIIQARDRGLAVLLVSADLNEIMSLSDRIVVMFEGKIMGELSQDEANAETLGLLMAGSKAA, from the coding sequence ATGAGCAGTGCAGTCCGCATGAGCGACATCGTCAAGCGCTTCCCGTTGGTGTTGGCGAACGACCATGTAGATTTCGAGGTCGAGTGGGGCGAAGTGCACGCCCTCATCGGGGAGAACGGCGCGGGCAAGAGCACCCTGATGAAGATCCTCTACGGCCTGCAGCCTGCCGACGAAGGTGAGATCTACATCGACGGCGAGCGCGTCCACTTCCACTCTGCCCGTGATGCGATAGCCAAGGGGATCGGCATGGTGCACCAGCACTTCATGCTCGTCGAGCGGCTGTCGGTCACCGAGAACCTCGTGTTGGGCGCCGAACCACGTTCCGGAGTGGCGCTCGATTACCGGCGGGCGTCGGCGAAGGCGCGTGAGCTGATCGACCGATTCGGCTTCGGCATAGATCCCAACAGCGTCATAAGCGACCTTCCGGTGGGGAGGCAGCAGCAGGTCGAGATCCTCAAGACCCTCTACCGTGACGCGAAGATACTGATCATGGACGAACCGACGGCCGTGCTCACGCCTCAGGAGACACGGCGTCTCTTCGAGTTCCTGCGCGAGTTCGCATCCGCAGGGAACGCGGTGATCTTCATCTCCCACAAGCTCGACGAGGTGATGGAGATCTGCGACCGCATGAGCGTGATGCGAGACGGCCGGATGATAGGCACGGTGAAGCGCGCCGAAACCGATCAGCGACGCCTCGCCAACATGATGGTGGGCCGAGAGGTGATCCTCCATGTCGACAAGGGGCCGGCCCACCCGAACGAGGTGAGGCTGGCGGTCAACGGCCTGCAGGTGCGCGGCGATACGAGCGAAAAGCCCGTGGTCGACGGCGTGAGCATGGAGGTTCGCGGGGGCGAGATATTGGGCGTTGCCGGCATCGAGGGGAACGGCCAGTCCGAACTCGTCGAGGCGATCGCGGGGTTGCGGGAGGCCATCGCAGGCACCATCGTGATGGACGGTAGAGATGTGACCGGGATCGACGCCCGGGGCCGCCGGCAGCTGGGCCTCTCCCACGTACCCGAAGACCGCAACGAACGCGGACTCGTGGCCACCTACACCTCTGCTATGAACACCGTGCTCGGAGACGTCCACCGGCCCCCCTACTCGGGACCGTTCGGGCTGTTGGACAACGAGCGGATCGAGCGGCACGCAGAGGAACTCGTCGAGCAGTACGACGTGAGGCCACGATCGACATCGGTGCTGGCGGCCGCCTACTCGGGCGGTAATGCGCAGAAACTCATCGTAGCCCGCGAGTTGGAGCGCGACCCGCGGATCCTGGTTCTGGCGCAGCCTACCCGTGGCGTAGACATCGGCGCCATCGAGTTCATCCACGGGCAGATCATCCAAGCGCGTGATCGGGGCCTGGCGGTGCTGCTGGTCTCGGCCGACCTGAACGAGATCATGAGCCTATCCGACCGCATCGTGGTGATGTTCGAGGGCAAGATCATGGGTGAGCTGAGCCAGGACGAAGCGAACGCCGAGACGCTCGGGCTGCTGATGGCGGGGTCGAAGGCGGCCTGA
- the metX gene encoding homoserine O-acetyltransferase has product MTSARTLVHETWGDHAALLARSSGTHPGSAGPIETGVVDIATPNEPLPLELGSTLSHVALAYETYGELNAKGDNVVLICHALTGSAHAAGVHEREEVPGWWDPLIGPGKAIDTNRFYVVCSNVLGGCYGTTGPASIDPGTGRPYGIDFPRYTIRDMVRAQKMLLDRLGVTRLAAVVGGSMGGMQVLEWAACFPEMVRSIVPIAVGARHSAWAIGLNEVARRAIMADPSWQNGHYPLFEQPETGLGLARAIAMLSYRSFDSLESKFGRERASGDGAAAPNGLQALSKSFEIASYLSYQGVKLVQRFDANTYIHLTLAMDDFDLSDGRGHLSDVLKRIDIPALVMGISSDVLYPEPEQRRLVEELPNARYARINSPHGHDAFLIEFPQVAARLRRFLNEL; this is encoded by the coding sequence ATGACCTCGGCCCGAACGCTCGTCCACGAAACCTGGGGTGACCATGCCGCGCTCCTGGCGCGCAGCTCTGGCACTCACCCCGGCAGCGCCGGCCCGATCGAGACAGGGGTAGTGGACATCGCGACACCGAACGAGCCTCTGCCGCTCGAGCTGGGCAGTACGCTGAGCCACGTAGCTCTGGCTTACGAGACCTACGGTGAGCTGAACGCCAAGGGAGACAACGTCGTTCTGATCTGCCACGCGCTCACCGGCTCCGCTCACGCTGCCGGCGTCCACGAACGCGAGGAGGTGCCCGGCTGGTGGGATCCGCTCATCGGTCCCGGCAAGGCGATCGACACCAACCGCTTCTACGTCGTCTGCTCGAACGTGCTGGGCGGCTGTTACGGGACGACCGGGCCCGCCTCCATCGACCCGGGAACGGGCCGCCCCTACGGCATAGACTTCCCCCGCTACACGATCAGGGACATGGTTCGGGCCCAGAAGATGCTACTCGATCGCCTTGGCGTCACAAGGCTCGCTGCGGTGGTCGGCGGATCGATGGGCGGCATGCAGGTGCTGGAGTGGGCGGCCTGCTTCCCCGAGATGGTCCGATCTATCGTGCCGATCGCTGTCGGAGCCCGCCACTCCGCCTGGGCTATCGGGCTGAACGAGGTCGCCCGTCGGGCGATAATGGCCGATCCCTCATGGCAGAACGGCCACTACCCGCTCTTCGAGCAGCCCGAGACGGGGTTGGGACTCGCTCGGGCCATCGCAATGCTCTCCTACCGCTCCTTCGACTCGCTCGAATCCAAGTTCGGTCGGGAGCGCGCCAGCGGCGATGGCGCAGCGGCGCCGAACGGGCTGCAGGCGCTTAGCAAGAGCTTCGAGATCGCCTCCTACCTCTCCTACCAGGGAGTGAAGCTGGTGCAGCGGTTCGACGCCAACACCTATATCCACCTCACGTTGGCGATGGACGACTTCGACCTCAGCGACGGTCGCGGCCACCTCTCGGATGTGCTGAAGCGGATCGACATACCGGCCCTGGTGATGGGGATCAGCAGCGATGTGCTCTACCCCGAACCTGAGCAGCGGCGACTGGTCGAAGAGTTGCCGAACGCCAGGTACGCGAGGATCAACTCACCGCACGGGCACGATGCCTTCCTGATCGAGTTCCCACAGGTCGCAGCCCGACTGAGGCGTTTCCTCAACGAGCTCTAG
- a CDS encoding aminotransferase class I/II-fold pyridoxal phosphate-dependent enzyme, translating into MKDEPEAVLDQDEATEPKQRGFDTLQVHAAQEVADPATGARAVPIYLTSSFVFGSAREATDRFAGSSPGYQYGRMHNPTVEAFAKRVEALEGGEAAVALSSGQAATTATLLAIARPGANVVVSREVFGGTFSVARKILEPWGCSIKAVEPTAEAIAGAVDDETVGVWVESIANPSGTVADIPAIAKATKRVKLPLIVDNTFGACGYLCRPLEQGANAVVHSATKWIGGHGTFIGGVVVDGGSFEWDEERFPAFHKVDGRGRSAVGSGARAALAARVYDLGLFTMGMTLSAHDAFLGLQGLETLSLRVAKECASALELARWLRGVPGVERVVYPGLEDHPSHATARRVLRNGFGAVLCFETDTIERSRDFLDRVRLASHLANIGDSKTVVINPWTTTHSSMSEDARRSAGVTPGLIRVSVGVEDVEDLKADFAQALRAAR; encoded by the coding sequence GTGAAGGACGAGCCGGAGGCGGTATTGGATCAGGACGAGGCCACGGAACCGAAGCAGCGCGGTTTCGATACGCTCCAGGTCCACGCGGCCCAGGAGGTGGCAGACCCGGCTACGGGAGCTCGAGCCGTGCCCATCTACCTCACCAGTTCGTTCGTCTTCGGCAGCGCTCGGGAGGCGACGGATCGTTTCGCCGGCTCGTCCCCTGGTTACCAGTACGGCAGGATGCACAACCCGACGGTGGAGGCTTTCGCCAAACGGGTCGAGGCCTTGGAAGGGGGAGAGGCTGCTGTCGCGCTCTCCTCCGGCCAGGCCGCCACAACCGCCACTCTCCTCGCCATCGCCCGCCCCGGCGCAAACGTCGTCGTCTCGCGGGAGGTGTTCGGCGGAACCTTCTCCGTTGCTCGAAAGATCCTCGAGCCATGGGGATGCTCGATCAAAGCCGTGGAACCGACAGCAGAAGCGATAGCGGGAGCCGTGGACGACGAGACGGTGGGAGTTTGGGTGGAGTCGATCGCCAATCCCAGCGGAACAGTCGCCGATATCCCGGCGATCGCCAAGGCAACGAAGAGGGTGAAGCTGCCACTCATAGTCGACAACACCTTCGGCGCATGCGGCTACCTCTGCCGACCGCTCGAACAGGGCGCCAACGCGGTCGTGCATTCGGCAACCAAGTGGATCGGCGGGCACGGCACCTTCATAGGTGGAGTGGTCGTGGACGGCGGCTCGTTCGAGTGGGACGAGGAGCGATTCCCGGCCTTCCACAAGGTCGACGGGCGAGGACGCAGCGCTGTCGGGTCGGGGGCCAGAGCAGCCCTGGCCGCCCGCGTCTACGACCTCGGCCTCTTCACGATGGGGATGACCCTCTCTGCCCACGATGCCTTCCTGGGCCTGCAGGGCCTCGAGACCCTGTCGCTGCGGGTGGCGAAGGAGTGCGCTTCGGCGCTCGAGCTGGCTCGCTGGTTGCGAGGAGTGCCGGGCGTCGAACGAGTTGTCTACCCGGGGCTCGAGGACCATCCGTCTCACGCGACCGCCAGGCGAGTGCTCCGTAACGGCTTCGGCGCCGTACTCTGCTTCGAGACCGACACCATCGAACGCTCACGCGACTTCCTCGACCGCGTCAGGCTGGCATCTCACCTGGCCAACATCGGCGACTCGAAGACGGTCGTCATCAACCCGTGGACGACAACTCACTCGAGTATGAGCGAGGATGCTCGCCGGTCTGCCGGCGTGACGCCTGGCCTCATCCGGGTGAGCGTGGGTGTGGAGGATGTCGAGGATCTGAAGGCCGACTTCGCCCAGGCGCTGAGGGCAGCGAGATGA
- a CDS encoding O-acetylhomoserine aminocarboxypropyltransferase/cysteine synthase, whose amino-acid sequence MSYRFETLQIHAGQEEVEATTKSRAVPIYQTAAYNFDDADHAARLFALQEFGNIYSRIMNPTNDVLERRIAALEGGTAALAVASGHAAEFITIATLAQSGDNIVASPNLYGGTTNLFKVTLPRLGIEVRFADPDDSPEEFGRLIDEKTKGVYLESIPNPSLKLPDLDAIAQHAHGRGVAVVVDNTSAMGGYLYRPIEHGADIVIHSATKWINGHGTGIGGLIVDAGTFDWGNGRYPVFTEPSQSYGGIRFWEVFGKDGPFGNIAFAIRARVEGLRDIGAALGPQNAFLFLQGLETLSLRAERHIENTQALAEWLQQQPQVVSVNYPGLPGNPYYERARKHFPKGAGGFLTFELEGGSGAGRAFLDSVKLASRLVNLGDAKTSVTHPASTTHSQLSEAQLRAAGVAPGQIRIAVGLEHVDDLIDDLSQALEAARRLAAA is encoded by the coding sequence GTGTCCTACCGATTCGAAACCTTGCAGATCCACGCCGGTCAGGAAGAGGTCGAGGCGACCACCAAGTCCCGAGCGGTCCCCATCTACCAGACGGCCGCCTACAACTTCGACGACGCCGATCATGCGGCCCGCCTCTTCGCTCTCCAGGAGTTCGGCAACATCTACTCGCGGATCATGAACCCGACGAACGATGTGCTGGAAAGGCGAATCGCGGCGCTGGAAGGGGGAACAGCCGCTCTCGCGGTGGCTTCCGGTCACGCCGCCGAGTTCATCACCATCGCTACCCTTGCTCAGTCGGGCGACAACATCGTGGCCTCACCCAACCTCTACGGCGGCACCACCAACCTCTTCAAGGTGACCCTCCCTCGCTTGGGCATCGAAGTACGCTTCGCCGATCCGGACGACAGTCCGGAAGAGTTCGGGCGGCTCATAGACGAGAAAACGAAGGGGGTCTACCTGGAGTCGATCCCCAATCCTTCGCTCAAACTGCCAGACCTGGATGCGATCGCCCAGCACGCCCACGGGCGAGGTGTGGCGGTCGTGGTCGACAACACCAGCGCCATGGGCGGTTACCTCTACCGGCCGATCGAACATGGGGCCGACATAGTCATCCACTCGGCGACCAAGTGGATCAACGGACACGGCACCGGGATCGGCGGCTTGATCGTCGACGCCGGCACCTTCGACTGGGGTAACGGCCGCTACCCCGTGTTCACCGAACCTTCCCAGAGCTACGGCGGGATCAGGTTCTGGGAAGTTTTCGGGAAGGACGGCCCGTTCGGTAACATCGCATTCGCCATAAGGGCGAGAGTCGAGGGGCTTAGAGACATCGGAGCGGCCCTCGGCCCCCAGAACGCCTTCCTCTTCCTCCAGGGCCTTGAAACCCTCTCGCTCAGAGCCGAGCGCCATATCGAGAACACCCAGGCGCTCGCCGAGTGGCTCCAGCAGCAGCCGCAGGTGGTCTCGGTCAACTACCCGGGGCTTCCCGGCAACCCTTACTACGAGCGAGCGCGCAAGCACTTCCCCAAGGGCGCCGGCGGCTTCCTGACCTTCGAGTTGGAGGGCGGTTCGGGTGCCGGCAGAGCCTTCCTCGACTCCGTCAAACTGGCCTCGCGGCTGGTGAACCTCGGTGACGCCAAGACGTCGGTCACTCACCCCGCGTCCACAACTCACTCCCAGTTGAGCGAAGCCCAACTGCGCGCGGCCGGCGTGGCACCAGGACAGATCCGGATCGCCGTGGGCCTCGAACACGTAGACGACCTGATCGATGACCTGAGCCAGGCTCTGGAGGCGGCTCGGCGGCTGGCAGCGGCCTGA
- a CDS encoding DegT/DnrJ/EryC1/StrS family aminotransferase, with the protein MLDLTQEIDELWPEITEAVHRVLRSGKFILGPEVDAFEHEAAEYLGVKHAIGLNSGTDALVIGLRALGIGPGDEVITTSFSFFATAEAIVLVGATPVFVDIREDSFNIDPDLIEAAVTERTKAILPVHLFGNPAAMTKIMAVARKYGLKVLEDCAQSFGAVYYGDSEGDAEGPDTDLVGLKTGAIGDAAAFSFYPTKNLGAYGDGGMLATNDDEVARLARMLRNHGASPEKRYENQMIGYNSRLDEIQAAILRVKLPRVDEWNEKRRAVAASYTRALEALSLFSPPFETRGHIYHQYTIRVTGDERPRLKRTLDGIGVSSAFFYPKPLSSLLTSGFMSSPTPVAEISARQVLSLPLWKGMNASATSGVLSALIEVAQQVSQ; encoded by the coding sequence ATGCTCGATCTCACGCAGGAGATCGACGAACTTTGGCCCGAGATCACCGAAGCCGTCCACCGGGTGCTGCGAAGCGGCAAGTTCATCCTGGGGCCGGAGGTCGACGCCTTCGAGCACGAAGCCGCGGAGTACCTCGGGGTCAAGCATGCCATCGGGCTGAACTCCGGGACCGACGCACTGGTCATCGGCCTGAGGGCTCTAGGCATCGGACCTGGCGACGAGGTCATCACCACCTCCTTCTCGTTCTTCGCCACCGCCGAAGCGATCGTCCTCGTTGGCGCCACGCCTGTCTTCGTCGACATCCGAGAGGACTCCTTCAATATCGATCCCGACCTGATCGAAGCGGCGGTAACCGAGCGAACGAAAGCGATCCTGCCTGTCCACCTCTTCGGTAATCCGGCGGCAATGACGAAGATCATGGCCGTGGCCCGGAAGTACGGGTTGAAGGTCCTGGAGGATTGCGCTCAGTCGTTCGGAGCCGTCTACTACGGCGACTCGGAAGGTGACGCCGAGGGGCCTGACACTGATTTGGTGGGCCTAAAAACCGGCGCTATCGGGGACGCCGCCGCCTTCAGCTTCTATCCGACCAAGAACCTGGGCGCCTACGGTGACGGCGGGATGTTGGCGACGAACGACGATGAGGTCGCGCGACTGGCGCGGATGTTGCGAAACCATGGCGCCTCGCCGGAGAAGCGTTACGAGAACCAGATGATCGGCTACAACTCGCGGTTGGACGAGATTCAGGCGGCGATATTGAGGGTGAAGTTGCCCCGTGTGGATGAGTGGAACGAGAAACGGCGGGCGGTGGCTGCTTCCTATACCCGTGCACTCGAGGCCCTCTCGCTCTTCTCGCCTCCTTTTGAAACCAGAGGCCATATCTACCACCAGTACACGATTCGAGTAACCGGCGATGAACGGCCTCGACTAAAGAGAACTTTGGATGGGATCGGGGTTTCCAGCGCCTTTTTCTATCCTAAGCCTCTCAGCTCACTGCTGACTTCTGGCTTCATGTCAAGCCCAACTCCGGTTGCCGAGATTTCGGCCCGGCAAGTCTTGAGCTTGCCCCTATGGAAGGGCATGAATGCGTCGGCGACTTCCGGCGTGCTGAGCGCCCTAATAGAGGTTGCGCAACAAGTATCTCAGTGA